The genomic interval CTTCGGATCCATGGCCAGCGCCCGCGCGATGGCCACCCGCTGCTGCTGACCGCCGGAGAGCTGGGCCGGATAGGCATTCGCCTTGTCCGCCATGCCGACTCGGTCCAGCAGCTCCTTCGCCTTGGCGACCGCGTCGGCCTTCTTCAGTTTCTTCACCTGGGTCGGCGCTTCGATGATGTTCTCCAGCGCGGTGCGGTGCGGGAACAAATTGAAGTGCTGGAACACCATGCCGATATCGCGGCGCTGCTTGGCGGCCTCGCGCGGATGCAACTCGTAGAGCTTGTCGCCCTTCTGGCGATAACCGACGAGGTCGCCGTCGACGTAGAGCCGCCCGGCGTTCACCTGCTCCAGATGATTGATGCACCGCAGGAAGGTGGACTTGCCCGAACCCGAGGGCCCGATCAGGCACAGCACCTCGCCCCGGCCGACTTCCAGCGAGATGCCCTTGAGCACCTGCAGCGCGCCGAAGTTCTTGCAGACACGGTCGGCGACGATCATGGGTTGGCTCATTTCGCCTTCACCACCCCGCCCTGGGCGTCGGCCAGCTCCTGCAACTGCTTCGCGGTCAACTGCCGGGAGATCCCGCGCGAGTAGTACCGCTCCAGATAGAACTGCCCGACCATCAGCACGCTGGTGATCGCCAGGTACCAGGCCGCGGTCACCAGCAGCAGCGGTACCGGCTGGGCGTTCACGCTGGAGATGTCGCGAGCCCGGCCGTAGAGGTCGGTGGTCAGCGGCAGCGCGGTGACCAGCGAGGTGGTCTTGAGCATGCCGATGAGCTCGTTGCCGGTGGGGGGAATGATGACGCGCATCGCCTGCGGCAGCACGGTGCGCCGCATGGTCTGGGTCCAGGACATGCCGAGCGCCACGGAGGCCTCGCGCTGCCCTTCACCGACCGAATTGATTCCGGCACGGACGATTTCGGCCATGTACGCGGCCTCGTTCAGGCCCAGGCCGATGACCGCGAAAAGGAACGCGGCCTGCAACTCCTGCACATTGAAGTCGACGAACGACGGACCGAACGGCACACCGAGGACGAGGTGCTTGTACAGCGAGGGGAACAGGCCCCAGAACACCAGCTGCACGTACACCGGGGTGCCGCGGAAAATCCAGAGATAGACCCAGGACACCGAACGGAGCACCGGATTCGGCGACAGCCGCATCACGGCGAGCACGATGCCCAAAATGATGGCCAGCGCCATCGCCAGCACAGTCAGTTCGAGGGTGACCAGCGCGCCGTTGAGGATGCGCTTATCGAAGAGGTACTTCCCGAAGGTCGCCCACTTGTATTCCTCTTTGGTGGCGGCGCCGTAGAGGAAGAGTCCGAGCAGAACGAGAATGAAGGCCGCGGCGATCCAACGGCCCGGCCGGCGCAGCGGAACCGCTTTGATCGGTTCCGGCTCGGCTAGGCCCCCACCGTGCCCGGGATCGCCGGGCGCGGTGTCGGTTTTCGGGTCGGACATGGATCAGCTCACGGCTCCGTTGATACCGGCCTTGGTGATCGCGCCTTCCTGGACGCCCCAGTTCTCGCAGATCTTCTGGTACTGGCCGTTATCGATCAGGTGCTGCAGCGCCTTCTGCAGGACGCCCGCCAGGGGCGAGCCCTTGGCCACAGCCCAGCCGTAGGGCTGCGACTCGAAGACCGGGCCGGCTTGCTCGATCTTGCCTTCGCTCTGCTTGATCGCGTACGCGGTGACGGGCGAGTCGGCGGACATGCCGTCGACCTGGCCGAGGATCAGCGCGTTGGTCGCGGCGCTCTGTTCGTCGAAGGCCTTGATGTCGATCGGGGCCTTGCCCTCGGCGACGCACTTGGCGCTCTTGGCGGGCACTTCCTCGGTGTGCTCATACGTGGTGGCCTGCACCGCGACACGCTTGCCGCAAGCATTGTCCGGGTCGATCGCCTTACCCTTCTGCTGCGCCCACTGGACACCGGCAATGAAGTAGTTGGTGAAGTCGACCTGCTGCTCACGTTCCTTCGTATCGCTGATCGAGGACATCCCGAGGTCGTAGGTACCGGCCTGGGTTGCGGGGATGATCTTGTCGAAGGCGGACTCGACATAGTCGGCCTTCACACCCAGCACGGAAGCGATGGCGTCCATCAGGTCGACGTCGAAACCGACGATCTTGTCGCCGTCCTTCCACTCGTTGGGCGGGTAGGGAATGTTCACTCCGACTACGAGCTTGCCGGAGGACTTGATCTTGTCGGGGAGCGTCGACGCGATCGAGTCGACCTTCTCCACCTTTTCCTTCGAGACCGCGGCTCCGGTCTCTTCGGTATTGGAACAACCCGTCAGGATCAGTGCGCCACCGGTGAGTACGCACATCACCTCCAACGCGCGCCTGCCAAGCACGGTACGAACAGACACAGCAGCCCTCCACATTTCGGATACGTGAAACCCGGGTTTTACCACCCGTTTGGCAATCTAAGCGACCGAGACGCTTCGTGCTGGCAAGAAACGGAAGATTAACTCCGTCCTGTGCAGAACACTCCTACCCAGGCAAACGACTACCGGCGGTGGACCCTAGCACATATCTGTTCGGTGAATTCGCTGGTGGAGGCGATGCCGCCGAGGTCGGCGGTGGCGATCCCGGCCTCGAAGGCCGCGGCCACGGCATGCTCGATCCGCTCGCCCGCGTGGACCAGCGCGGCGTCGCCGTCGCGGGTACCCAGCCAGTTCAGCAACATCGCAGCAGACAGCTGGAGTGCGACCGGGTTGGCCCGGTTGTGCCCGGCCAGGCTCGGCGCGGCACCGTGCACCGCCTGCGCCATGGCCCGCGTCGCGGAGCAATTGAGCGAGGCGGCCATGCCGAGCGAGCCGCTGAGCTCGCCCGCGAGATCGGAAAGGATGTCGCCGAAGAGGTTTTCGGTGACCACGACGTCGAAGTCACCGGCGGCGCGGACCAGATGCGCGGCCATGGCGTCGACGTGCTCGTCGCCCACCTGCACGCCGGGATAGGAGTGCGCAATCTCATAGCAGACGTCGCGGAACAGACCCATGGTCATCGGCAGCACGTTGGCCTTGTGCACGATGGTGACTTTCTTGCGACGCGCCGAGGCGAGCCGGAAAGCTTCGTGTGCGATCAGCTCGCAAGCCCGTCTGGTGACGACGCCGATGGCCATGGCGATGTCCGGGGTCGGCCGGAATTCTCCGGATCCGGCGAACATATTGCGGTCGGCGTAAAAGCCCTCGCTGTTCTCCCGGACGATCACGAGGTCGATGTCGGGAGCGGTCGCGCGAACACCCCGGAAGGCTCGCGCCGGGCGGATATTGGCGTAGAGGCCGAAGTGCTTGCGGATGGCGCCGCCCGGAGCGACCTCGCGCCGATGTTCGGCGGCGTAGGCGGCGTTGTCGTGCGGGCCGAGAATCCAGGCGTCCAGATCTTCGAGAGCCTGCAAGGTCCGCTCGGGCAGCGGGGCCCCGAATTCCTCGATGGCGCGATGACCCATCAGCAGCGGCACCCAGTCGACGGGCGACGCGGCGGCGGCCGCGAGGGCCTCGTCCACTACCCGCCGGGTGGCCCGCACGACCTCGGGTCCGATGCCGTCACCCTCGATCAGGCCTAGTCGTAGCCGTTCCTTCGCTCTGCTCACGGCCTTATCCTCCCGCTCACCGCGCCCTCGGCGGTCCAGCGGGCCCCGGACACGCCGGTCGAGGTTGCGTCGCCGCCGGACTGGGTAATCGGCGCGGGAGATGGAACGCGTGGGCAGCCGTCCACCGTTGGCAGGGAAGATAGTGCTCGAGCCGGGCGTTATAGCTGGCGACAAACTAGACGAGAGGACGTCATGGCCACCCAGACACTCACGCAGAAGAACTTCGACGAGGTAGTCACCGGAAACGACGTGGTACTCGTCGACTTCTGGGCAGACTGGTGCGGACCGTGCAAGCAGTTCGCGCCGACCTTCGAGGCTTCCTCGGAGAAGTACCCCGACGTCGTCCACGGCAAGGTGGACACCGAGGCCGAGCAGACGCTGGCCGCGGCCGCGAACATCCGCTCGATCCCGACCATCATGGCGTTCCGCGAGGGCGTGCTGGTCTTCGCGCAGCCGGGCGCGCTGCCGCCGGCGGCGCTGGAGGATCTCGTCACGCAGGTCAAGGGCCTGGACATGGACGAGGTACGCAAGCAGCTGGCCGAGCAGCAGGCGACAGCCGAGTAGGACCCCGGCAACGGGCCGTGCACCGATCCCGGTGCACGGCCCGTTGTGCTGTGCGGGGTTACGCGCCGAGGCGGTTGACGCCGGAAATCATTGCGCGCGCGGTGGATTCGGCGCTGTCGCCGGCGAGGGCCGCTCCCCAGCCGCGTCGCCCGTTGAACTCGCACTGCACGAAGGTGGCGGTGCCGAGCTCGGTGCGGCGCTGATGGAATTGCAGGATCTCCACCGGGTAGCCCTCGTCGTAGAGCGCTGAGGTGAGCGCCGCCACGGGGCTGCCGATGGCCGCGACGGACCGCAGGTGATCGGCGAATTCCAGGGTCGCGGTGAAGGCGGCCATCCGGCCGCCGGACGCGGCCCAGTCGCTGATCCGGATCGGGCCGTCCTGCCCGCAGTACCGGTCGTAAAACTGTTCCGGTGTCATGCCGGCGCTTTCGGCCCGCAAGCCCTTGGGCGCGGCGGCGATGAACATGTGTGTATCAAAAGTCAGTGTGGTCATTGAGATTCAGGTCTTCCCGAAGAATGTCGGTGGAGGGGACCAGCTTCAACAATCAACAGCCCGCAGCGAGGGGGCCGGTCCGAATCAGACCCCGCTACGGCGGGTTACTACGAGAAGTCGCGCTTGCGCCACCATCGCGGTGAGCGGGAGCACAGCACTGAGGGCGTCGCGGGTCGCGACGGTCAGCACGATGCTGTGGCGGCAGGCGGGATTCGGCACGCGATCGACAATAGGCACAACGTCGCGCAATAGCAACCATATCGGGCAATGATTTTCGCTACTCGCGAGTATCATCCGCGCAGCTCACAGCCAGGGCGGCAAGATCAGCGCGCGCTCGGTACGTTGGGCCCCATGGGTCTGATCGCCATGACCAGGCAACCCGAATAGCTGGACCAGCCGCTCAGGAAGACAAGGCGGGTGTGCGAGCCGGTGCCGCGGCGGCGGATTCGGTGGCGGCGCGATGCAGGCCGCGGTGGTCGTAGCCGAAGGTCGCCGCCGCACCGAGGACCAGGCCGATCGCGAGGCCGAGCAGCGTCATCCAGATGCCTTGGGACAGACCGGCTTCGGCGCGGCCGTCGAAGAGCAGGATGGCACGCACGGCGAGATAGATCTGGTGCATGGGTTCGAAACGGGCCAGCGCCGCGATATAGCTCGGGACAGCTTCCAGGGGAACCGTGGCGGCCGAGGACGGCAACCCGAGGACCACGAACAGAACCAGGTTGATCATCAGACCCGCGGTGCCGAAGGTCGCCAGGACCGCTAGCGCCGTGCATCCGACGGCGATGATGGCGAGTGTGCCGTAGAGCCAGAGCAGCAGCGGACTGGACAGCGGCACGTCCAAAAGCTTTGCGGTGCCGAGGAATACGGCGGACAGCACGGGCGCCGCGGCGCCGATGACGCCCCATTTGAGCAACAGGGTGCGCAAGCGGCTGATGCCGGTGGCGGGCGGATGAACGAACCAGGGCCCGTATTCGGTGGGCATGAAACCGAGGGCCGAGTCGATCAGGGTGTGGATGATCATGGCGCCGGTGAACCCGGCGAGCAGCAGGATCAACGTATAGAAGAACGCGACCAGGCCCTGTCCCGCGCCATCGGGCATGGGCCGAAACGGGACGTCGACGATATGCACGGGCTCGGCGATGGCGAGGCGCGCGGCACCGCTGATCTGCGCCGATCCCTGCGGCCCGACCGTGGTGTGCACGCGTTCCGCGAGATTTTCGCCGACGGTCTGCTGTACCTGCGCCAGGGCGCGGTCGGCGATGCGCGACATGATGCCGGCGGTGTACGGACCGATGCGCGGGTTGCTCTGCACCGTGATGACCGGGCGTTCCACCTCACCGGGCACCACCGCCGCGGCGCCGAGGATGGCCAGCCGCTTGGTGAAGTCGGACGGGATGATGATCGCGCCGTAGACCTGGCCGTTCTCCAATTGCGCTCGGGCACTGGCGATTCCGACCACACGCAGATCGACCTTGTCGGCCGGGATGCCCGCGATCAGACCTTCGGTGATCTGGGCGCCGATATTGGCCGGTGCGCCGTCGATCGTGTCGCCCAGGTCTTGATTGACCAGGGCGACCGGGAAGTCGTGCAGATTCTTCTCGGTATTGCTGGCATAGCCGAGGTACATGGTGCCGAGCAGTGCCGCGAACACCGTCAGCAGCGCGACCGGAGCGGTGAAGGTGCGAACCGTCATGTGTTGAATGTAGGCAGCGCCTACAAAGTAGTCAACGCCTACATTTTGTTATCCTGCACTCATCATGACCGCAACCCGCGCACGCTCGTATCACCACGGCGACCTCCGCGCCGAGCTGTTGCAGCGCGCCGAAGCCACGCTGCGCGAATCCGGCGTCGACGGGTTGTCGCTGCGCCAGTTGGCGCGCGACACCGGAGTCAGCCACGGCGCGCCCACCCGCCACTTCCGCGACAAACAGGCGCTGCTCGACGCGCTCGCCGTCGCCGGATTCGAGCGCCTCGGCGCCGATTTCGAGAATCTCGCCGCCGCCGGGTCCACGACCGACCCGATGCGCGCGATGGCCCGCACCTACCTGCGCTTCGCCACCGAGAACTCGGCCCTGCTGGCCTTGATGTTCGCGCGCCGGCACAGCCCGGTGGCCGGGGACGTCATGTCACAGGCGGTCGACCGCGCGTTCGCGGTACCGATCAGCCTGATCGCCGACGCGCAGAGCCGCGGGGAGATCATCCCCGACGACCCGCGCCGAATCGCCCTCACCGCAGTCGCCGCGCTCCAAGGTCTGGCGACTTTTCTGAGCTCCGGGCTCGTCGCCGCCGAAGCGGCGGAGGAGTGGCTCGACGGCCTGGTCAGCCACGTGATGCTGGGTCTGCGACCGCGCTGAGGACGCTGCGAAAAGCGACCGCAGAGCCCATCGCCCTGGCGCCTCGGCCGCGCTGAAAGCGCGGTACCGGGCGTCGACTCAGTGCGCGGCGGAATCCCAGCTGCGGCCGGTACCGACGGAAACGTCGAGCGGCACCGAGAGCGCGATGGCCGAGGCCATGTTCTCCCGCGCGAGGGTTTCCAGTTGGTCGCGCTCGCCCTCGGCGACCTCGAAGACGAGTTCGTCGTGGATCTGCAACAGCATCCGGGACCGCAGGCCCGCTTGCCGAATGGCCTTGTTCACGTTGATCATCGCCACCTTGATGATGTCGGCGGCGGTGCCCTGGATGGGGGCGTTGAGCGCCATGCGTTCGGCGGCCTCGCGGCGCTGGCGGTTACTGGAATCCAGGTCGGGCAGGTAGCGCCGGCGGCCGAAGAGAGTCTCGGTGTAGCCGACCTTGCGGGCCTGATCGACGACGTCCTGCAGGTAGTCGCGAATGCCGCCGAAACGCTCGAAGTAGATGTCCATCTGCTCCTTGGCCTCCTGCGTGCTGATCTTCAGCTGCGCGGACAGACCGAACGCGCTCAGACCGTAGGCGAGACCGTAGGACATGGCCTTGATGCGGCGGCGCATCTCCGGATGCACCTCCGAGAGCGGAATGTCGAAGGCCTTGGAGGCGACGAAGGTATGCAGATCCTCACCGGAGTTGAAGGCCTCGATCAAGCCTTCGTCGCCGGAAAGGTGGGCCATGATGCGCATTTCGATCTGGCTGTAATCGGCCGTCATCAGCTCGGCGTAGCCGGGGCCGACGACGAAGGTGTCGCGGATCTGGCGACCGGTGTCGGTGCGGATGGGGATGTTCTGCAGGTTCGGCTCGGTGGAGGAGAGCCGGCCGGTGGCGGCGATGGTCTGGTTGAAGGTGGTGTGGATGCGCCCGTCCTCGGCGACCGACTTGAGCAGTCCGTCGACGGTGACCTTCAACCGCGTCGCGTCGCGATGCTCGAGCAGATGCTGCAGGAAGGGGTGTTCCGTCTTCTCGTACAGCGATTCCAGCGCGTCGGCGTCGGTGGTGTAGCCGGTTTTGGTGCGCTTGGTCTTCGGCATGTCGAGCTCGTCGAACAACACCACCTGCAGCTGCTTGGGCGAGCCCAGATTGATCTGCTTGCCGATCACCTCGTAGGCGGCGTTGGCCGCTTCGCTGACCTTGTCGGCGAACTGGCGTTGCAGCAGTTCCAGCTGCTCGACATCGACGGCGATGCCCGCGTCCTCCAAGCGGCCGAGCACATCGAGCAGCGGCAGTTCCATATCGTCGAGCAGCGGCACGGATTCGATCTGCTCGAGCTCGGTGTCGAGCGCCGCGGCGAGATCGAGCACCGCGCGGGCGCGCAGCATCTCCGTCTGCGCGGCCTCGGCGTCGATCGTGTCGGCGTCGTCGAGCAGCGAAAGCTGTTGCGTGTCATCGGTTTCGGCGCGCAGCTCACGGCGCAGGTAGCGCAGCGAGAGATCGTCGAGATTGAAGCTGCGCTGGCCGGGACGGACCAGGTAGGCGGCCAGCGCGGTGTCGCTGGTGAGCCCGCCCAAGGTCCAGCCGCGCCCGCGCAGCATGTGCATGGCCGACTTCGCCTCGTGCAGCGCCTTCGGCACCGCCGGGTCGGCCAGCCAGGCGCCCAGTGCCGCTTCGTCTTCCGGGGTGAGCACGGTGACATCGATGTAGCCACTCTGGTCGTCGGCGGCCGCGATGGCGAGCGCCTTCACGTCACCGTTGCCCGGGGTGCCGTTGCCGACGATGGAAACACCGTGGCGCACACCGGCCACGGCATGCTCGGCGAGCCAGGACACGACGCCGCCGATTTCCAGGGCGCCGCCGCTGATCTCGAAGCCGGACTCGGCCTCGGGCTCCTTCGGCGCGAGAGTTTCGAACAGCCGGTCGCGCAGCACCCGGAATTCGAGGTCGTCGAAGAGTTGATGGATCTTGTTGCGATCCCACGGTTGCTGGGCCAGCTGATCCGGGGTGTAGGGCAGCGGGACATCGCGGACCATCTCGGTGAGTTGCCGGTTGAGCACCACGCTGGACAGGTTGGCGCGCAGCGCGTCACCGACCTTGCCCTTCACCTCGTCGACCTTCTCCACCAAGGTGTTCAGATCCCCGTACTCGCGGATCCATTTGGCGGCGGTCTTCTCGCCCACGCCGGGGATGCCGGGCAGGTTGTCGCTCGGGTCGCCGCGCAGCGCCGCGTAATCCGGATACTGGGAGGGGGTGAGGCCGTACTTCGTCATCACCTCGTCGGGGGTGAAGCGCGTGAGATCCGAGACGCCCTTGCGCGGGTAGAGCACGGTGACATCGTCGGTGACCAGCTGGATGGCATCGCGGTCGCCGGAGACGATGAGCACCCGGAAGCCTTGGGCCGTGGCCTGGGTGGTGAGCGTGGCGATCAGATCGTCGGCCTCGAACCCGTCGATCGCCATCACCGGAATGCCCATCGCGGCGAGCACGTCTTTGGTGAGCTCGACCTGGCCGCGGAACTCATCCGGGGTCTGGCTGCGGTTGGCCTTGTACTCCGGATACGCCTCGGTGCGGAAGGTTTTGCGGGACACGTCGAATGCGGCGGCCACATGGCTGGGCTTCTCG from Nocardia goodfellowii carries:
- a CDS encoding amino acid ABC transporter permease produces the protein MSDPKTDTAPGDPGHGGGLAEPEPIKAVPLRRPGRWIAAAFILVLLGLFLYGAATKEEYKWATFGKYLFDKRILNGALVTLELTVLAMALAIILGIVLAVMRLSPNPVLRSVSWVYLWIFRGTPVYVQLVFWGLFPSLYKHLVLGVPFGPSFVDFNVQELQAAFLFAVIGLGLNEAAYMAEIVRAGINSVGEGQREASVALGMSWTQTMRRTVLPQAMRVIIPPTGNELIGMLKTTSLVTALPLTTDLYGRARDISSVNAQPVPLLLVTAAWYLAITSVLMVGQFYLERYYSRGISRQLTAKQLQELADAQGGVVKAK
- a CDS encoding YhgE/Pip domain-containing protein, with the translated sequence MTVRTFTAPVALLTVFAALLGTMYLGYASNTEKNLHDFPVALVNQDLGDTIDGAPANIGAQITEGLIAGIPADKVDLRVVGIASARAQLENGQVYGAIIIPSDFTKRLAILGAAAVVPGEVERPVITVQSNPRIGPYTAGIMSRIADRALAQVQQTVGENLAERVHTTVGPQGSAQISGAARLAIAEPVHIVDVPFRPMPDGAGQGLVAFFYTLILLLAGFTGAMIIHTLIDSALGFMPTEYGPWFVHPPATGISRLRTLLLKWGVIGAAAPVLSAVFLGTAKLLDVPLSSPLLLWLYGTLAIIAVGCTALAVLATFGTAGLMINLVLFVVLGLPSSAATVPLEAVPSYIAALARFEPMHQIYLAVRAILLFDGRAEAGLSQGIWMTLLGLAIGLVLGAAATFGYDHRGLHRAATESAAAAPARTPALSS
- a CDS encoding alpha-isopropylmalate synthase regulatory domain-containing protein produces the protein MFIAAAPKGLRAESAGMTPEQFYDRYCGQDGPIRISDWAASGGRMAAFTATLEFADHLRSVAAIGSPVAALTSALYDEGYPVEILQFHQRRTELGTATFVQCEFNGRRGWGAALAGDSAESTARAMISGVNRLGA
- a CDS encoding ABC transporter substrate-binding protein, with amino-acid sequence MWRAAVSVRTVLGRRALEVMCVLTGGALILTGCSNTEETGAAVSKEKVEKVDSIASTLPDKIKSSGKLVVGVNIPYPPNEWKDGDKIVGFDVDLMDAIASVLGVKADYVESAFDKIIPATQAGTYDLGMSSISDTKEREQQVDFTNYFIAGVQWAQQKGKAIDPDNACGKRVAVQATTYEHTEEVPAKSAKCVAEGKAPIDIKAFDEQSAATNALILGQVDGMSADSPVTAYAIKQSEGKIEQAGPVFESQPYGWAVAKGSPLAGVLQKALQHLIDNGQYQKICENWGVQEGAITKAGINGAVS
- the polA gene encoding DNA polymerase I; amino-acid sequence: MTPATTDQRPSSAAGTSVEAPGERPTLLLLDGHSVAYRAFFALPAENFKTVTGQTTNAVYGFTAMLINLLRDEKPSHVAAAFDVSRKTFRTEAYPEYKANRSQTPDEFRGQVELTKDVLAAMGIPVMAIDGFEADDLIATLTTQATAQGFRVLIVSGDRDAIQLVTDDVTVLYPRKGVSDLTRFTPDEVMTKYGLTPSQYPDYAALRGDPSDNLPGIPGVGEKTAAKWIREYGDLNTLVEKVDEVKGKVGDALRANLSSVVLNRQLTEMVRDVPLPYTPDQLAQQPWDRNKIHQLFDDLEFRVLRDRLFETLAPKEPEAESGFEISGGALEIGGVVSWLAEHAVAGVRHGVSIVGNGTPGNGDVKALAIAAADDQSGYIDVTVLTPEDEAALGAWLADPAVPKALHEAKSAMHMLRGRGWTLGGLTSDTALAAYLVRPGQRSFNLDDLSLRYLRRELRAETDDTQQLSLLDDADTIDAEAAQTEMLRARAVLDLAAALDTELEQIESVPLLDDMELPLLDVLGRLEDAGIAVDVEQLELLQRQFADKVSEAANAAYEVIGKQINLGSPKQLQVVLFDELDMPKTKRTKTGYTTDADALESLYEKTEHPFLQHLLEHRDATRLKVTVDGLLKSVAEDGRIHTTFNQTIAATGRLSSTEPNLQNIPIRTDTGRQIRDTFVVGPGYAELMTADYSQIEMRIMAHLSGDEGLIEAFNSGEDLHTFVASKAFDIPLSEVHPEMRRRIKAMSYGLAYGLSAFGLSAQLKISTQEAKEQMDIYFERFGGIRDYLQDVVDQARKVGYTETLFGRRRYLPDLDSSNRQRREAAERMALNAPIQGTAADIIKVAMINVNKAIRQAGLRSRMLLQIHDELVFEVAEGERDQLETLARENMASAIALSVPLDVSVGTGRSWDSAAH
- a CDS encoding TetR/AcrR family transcriptional regulator — protein: MTATRARSYHHGDLRAELLQRAEATLRESGVDGLSLRQLARDTGVSHGAPTRHFRDKQALLDALAVAGFERLGADFENLAAAGSTTDPMRAMARTYLRFATENSALLALMFARRHSPVAGDVMSQAVDRAFAVPISLIADAQSRGEIIPDDPRRIALTAVAALQGLATFLSSGLVAAEAAEEWLDGLVSHVMLGLRPR
- the trxA gene encoding thioredoxin; protein product: MATQTLTQKNFDEVVTGNDVVLVDFWADWCGPCKQFAPTFEASSEKYPDVVHGKVDTEAEQTLAAAANIRSIPTIMAFREGVLVFAQPGALPPAALEDLVTQVKGLDMDEVRKQLAEQQATAE
- a CDS encoding isocitrate/isopropylmalate dehydrogenase family protein, whose protein sequence is MSRAKERLRLGLIEGDGIGPEVVRATRRVVDEALAAAAASPVDWVPLLMGHRAIEEFGAPLPERTLQALEDLDAWILGPHDNAAYAAEHRREVAPGGAIRKHFGLYANIRPARAFRGVRATAPDIDLVIVRENSEGFYADRNMFAGSGEFRPTPDIAMAIGVVTRRACELIAHEAFRLASARRKKVTIVHKANVLPMTMGLFRDVCYEIAHSYPGVQVGDEHVDAMAAHLVRAAGDFDVVVTENLFGDILSDLAGELSGSLGMAASLNCSATRAMAQAVHGAAPSLAGHNRANPVALQLSAAMLLNWLGTRDGDAALVHAGERIEHAVAAAFEAGIATADLGGIASTSEFTEQICARVHRR
- a CDS encoding amino acid ABC transporter ATP-binding protein: MIVADRVCKNFGALQVLKGISLEVGRGEVLCLIGPSGSGKSTFLRCINHLEQVNAGRLYVDGDLVGYRQKGDKLYELHPREAAKQRRDIGMVFQHFNLFPHRTALENIIEAPTQVKKLKKADAVAKAKELLDRVGMADKANAYPAQLSGGQQQRVAIARALAMDPKLMLFDEPTSALDPELVGEVLQVMRELAADGMTMVVVTHEMGFAREVADQLVFMDAGVVVESGVPRELLADPKHERTKSFLSRLL